The following coding sequences lie in one Pseudorca crassidens isolate mPseCra1 chromosome 2, mPseCra1.hap1, whole genome shotgun sequence genomic window:
- the C2H1orf116 gene encoding specifically androgen-regulated gene protein isoform X4 — protein sequence MSQKANEEGSTREPGQPRPPPAVSSQNAKAEDVPVPSEGAPHARLAPLTAPKPRKLPPNIVLKSSRGGFHSDPQNWLSCHSEAGPGDSGPTSSSLQEQRRARREALEKLGLPQDQDEASTHLSRPSTRLRETRTQAPSLAPPVVPAQVSAVTGKAPAPAPMRGPSPVKAPGPAPAQPSSPGNVLVPAQEPTPGKVLADKSMPIPIPRAPRANSPLTQPKPDSGLTLQESSVPGLRQMNFKSNTLERSGVGLSSYLSAEKDCSPKTSTSLGKAFLDKISPNVLRNSRPRPASLGTRKDFEGIQVGKLADPEHELGSKRLSYQGQSRDMLPRSHCVSVKISPKGVSDEKRREALKKLGLLKK from the coding sequence ATGTCCCAGAAAGCCAATGAGGAAGGCTCAACCAGGGAACCTGGACAGCCTCGGCCTCCTCCAGCTGTGTCCTCTCAGAATGCAAAAGCTGAAGATGTTCCTGTCCCATCAGAGGGGGCTCCACATGCCCGGCTGGCTCCCCTCACAGCCCCTAAGCCACGGAAGCTGCCACCAAATATTGTGCTGAAGAGTAGCCGGGGTGGTTTCCACAGTGATCCCCAGAACTGGCTGTCTTGCCACTCGGAGGCCGGCCCTGGAGACTCGGGCCCCACCTCGTCATCACTGCAGGAGCAGAGGAGAGCACGCAGGGAAGCGCTGGAGAAGCTGGGGCTGCCCCAGGACCAAGATGAGGCCAGCACCCACTTAAGTAGGCCCTCCACCAGGCTCAGGGAGACGCGCACTCAGGCCCCCTCCCTGGCTCCGCCTGTGGTTCCAGCTCAGGTCTCAGCAGTGACAGGAAAGGCTCCAGCACCTGCACCAATGCGGGGACCTTCTCCAGTGAAAGCTCCGGGTCCGGCTCCAGCTCAGCCATCTTCTCCAGGCAATGTTTTGGTTCCTGCCCAGGAACCCACTCCAGGGAAAGTTCTAGCTGACAAATCCATGCCAATTCCTATCCCTAGGGCCCCACGGGCAAATAGTCCCCTCACTCAGCCGAAGCCAGACTCTGGGCTGACTCTCCAGGagagcagcgtccctggcctgaGACAGATGAACTTCAAGTCCAACACGCTGGAGCGTTCAGGCGTGGGGCTGAGCAGCTACCTCTCAGCAGAGAAAGATTGCAGCCCCAAAACCAGCACCTCTCTGGGAAAAGCCTTCTTGGACAAGATCTCACCCAACGTCTTGCGTAACTCCCGGCCGCGCCCGGCCTCCTTGGGCACCAGGAAGGACTTCGAGGGTATCCAGGTGGGCAAGTTGGCCGACCCGGAGCATGAGCTGGGTTCCAAGCGCCTGTCTTACCAAGGACAAAGCCGTGACATGCTGCCTCGATCCCACTGTGTCAGTGTCAAGATCTCCCCAAAAGGCGTGTCTGATGAAAAAAGAAGGGAGGCTCTCAAGAAGCTGGGCCTGTTGAAGAAGTAG
- the C2H1orf116 gene encoding specifically androgen-regulated gene protein isoform X2, which produces MPERELWPAGPGLEPVTHIGSCDSMMSTTSTLSGSSDSSYDFLSAEEKECLLFLEKTIGSLDAEADSGLSTDKSGQATTPRGPRTLPTTQPAAQGHPKETVQQGTEPKRVTPFSLSHLPEPQSLGLRSGSCSLPRNIHIGRDQILRKSTTQTNSHTPAVSDGLVPGPEKEQVGQSSEPPQAPTGPRDAALDLDRAFIPPPEAFRDTQPEQRGQHGLPRQPGELSPRPQVHTSLSLQQKRKTTSEAMSQKANEEGSTREPGQPRPPPAVSSQNAKAEDVPVPSEGAPHARLAPLTAPKPRKLPPNIVLKSSRGGFHSDPQNWLSCHSEAGPGDSGPTSSSLQEQRRARREALEKLGLPQDQDEASTHLSRPSTRLRETRTQAPSLAPPVVPAQVSAVTGKAPAPAPMRGPSPVKAPGPAPAQPSSPGNVLVPAQEPTPGKVLADKSMPIPIPRAPRANSPLTQPKPDSGLTLQESSVPGLRQMNFKSNTLERSGVGLSSYLSAEKDCSPKTSTSLGKAFLDKISPNVLRNSRPRPASLGTRKDFEGIQVGKLADPEHELGSKRLSYQGQSRDMLPRSHCVSVKISPKGVSDEKRREALKKLGLLKK; this is translated from the exons ATGCCCGAGAGAGAGCTGTGGCCAGCAGGGCCTGGCTTGGAACCCGTGACCCACATTGGCAGCTGCGATAGCATGATGAGCACCACCTCCACCCTCTCTGGATCT AGTGACAGCAGCTACGACTTCCTGTCCGCTGAAGAGAAGGAGTGTCTGCTCTTCTTAGAGAAAACCATTGGCTCATTGGACGCCGAGGCTGACAGTGGACTGTCCACTGACAAGTCTGGTCAAGCCACAACTCCCCGAGGTCCCCGAACACTGCCCACGACCCAGCCTGCCGCCCAGG GACATCCGAAAGAGACCGTTCAGCAAGGAACAGAGCCGAAAAGAGTGACTCCATTCAGCTTGTCTCATCTGCCCGAGCCTCAAAGCCTGGGCCTCAGGTCTGGCTCCTGCAGCCTCCCCAGAAATATCCACATCGGCAGAGACCAGATCCTCAGAAAAAGCACCACACAGACTAACAGCCACACCCCAGCGGTATCTGACGGGCTTGTCCCAGGGCCTGAGAAAGAGCAGGTGGGCCAGAGCAGTGAGCCCCCCCAGGCACCGACGGGCCCCCGGGACGCTGCCCTTGATCTGGACAGGGCTTTCATCCCCCCACCAGAGGCCTTCCgggacacccagccagagcagcGTGGGCAACACGGCCTGCCCAGACAGCCAGGGGAGCTGAGTCCCAGGCCCCAGGTCCACACATCACTCAGCCTCCAGCAGAAAAGGAAGACCACTTCAGAGGCCATGTCCCAGAAAGCCAATGAGGAAGGCTCAACCAGGGAACCTGGACAGCCTCGGCCTCCTCCAGCTGTGTCCTCTCAGAATGCAAAAGCTGAAGATGTTCCTGTCCCATCAGAGGGGGCTCCACATGCCCGGCTGGCTCCCCTCACAGCCCCTAAGCCACGGAAGCTGCCACCAAATATTGTGCTGAAGAGTAGCCGGGGTGGTTTCCACAGTGATCCCCAGAACTGGCTGTCTTGCCACTCGGAGGCCGGCCCTGGAGACTCGGGCCCCACCTCGTCATCACTGCAGGAGCAGAGGAGAGCACGCAGGGAAGCGCTGGAGAAGCTGGGGCTGCCCCAGGACCAAGATGAGGCCAGCACCCACTTAAGTAGGCCCTCCACCAGGCTCAGGGAGACGCGCACTCAGGCCCCCTCCCTGGCTCCGCCTGTGGTTCCAGCTCAGGTCTCAGCAGTGACAGGAAAGGCTCCAGCACCTGCACCAATGCGGGGACCTTCTCCAGTGAAAGCTCCGGGTCCGGCTCCAGCTCAGCCATCTTCTCCAGGCAATGTTTTGGTTCCTGCCCAGGAACCCACTCCAGGGAAAGTTCTAGCTGACAAATCCATGCCAATTCCTATCCCTAGGGCCCCACGGGCAAATAGTCCCCTCACTCAGCCGAAGCCAGACTCTGGGCTGACTCTCCAGGagagcagcgtccctggcctgaGACAGATGAACTTCAAGTCCAACACGCTGGAGCGTTCAGGCGTGGGGCTGAGCAGCTACCTCTCAGCAGAGAAAGATTGCAGCCCCAAAACCAGCACCTCTCTGGGAAAAGCCTTCTTGGACAAGATCTCACCCAACGTCTTGCGTAACTCCCGGCCGCGCCCGGCCTCCTTGGGCACCAGGAAGGACTTCGAGGGTATCCAGGTGGGCAAGTTGGCCGACCCGGAGCATGAGCTGGGTTCCAAGCGCCTGTCTTACCAAGGACAAAGCCGTGACATGCTGCCTCGATCCCACTGTGTCAGTGTCAAGATCTCCCCAAAAGGCGTGTCTGATGAAAAAAGAAGGGAGGCTCTCAAGAAGCTGGGCCTGTTGAAGAAGTAG
- the C2H1orf116 gene encoding specifically androgen-regulated gene protein isoform X3 → MATSSAIKSDSSYDFLSAEEKECLLFLEKTIGSLDAEADSGLSTDKSGQATTPRGPRTLPTTQPAAQGHPKETVQQGTEPKRVTPFSLSHLPEPQSLGLRSGSCSLPRNIHIGRDQILRKSTTQTNSHTPAVSDGLVPGPEKEQVGQSSEPPQAPTGPRDAALDLDRAFIPPPEAFRDTQPEQRGQHGLPRQPGELSPRPQVHTSLSLQQKRKTTSEAMSQKANEEGSTREPGQPRPPPAVSSQNAKAEDVPVPSEGAPHARLAPLTAPKPRKLPPNIVLKSSRGGFHSDPQNWLSCHSEAGPGDSGPTSSSLQEQRRARREALEKLGLPQDQDEASTHLSRPSTRLRETRTQAPSLAPPVVPAQVSAVTGKAPAPAPMRGPSPVKAPGPAPAQPSSPGNVLVPAQEPTPGKVLADKSMPIPIPRAPRANSPLTQPKPDSGLTLQESSVPGLRQMNFKSNTLERSGVGLSSYLSAEKDCSPKTSTSLGKAFLDKISPNVLRNSRPRPASLGTRKDFEGIQVGKLADPEHELGSKRLSYQGQSRDMLPRSHCVSVKISPKGVSDEKRREALKKLGLLKK, encoded by the exons ATGGCGACCTCGTCAGCAATAAAG AGTGACAGCAGCTACGACTTCCTGTCCGCTGAAGAGAAGGAGTGTCTGCTCTTCTTAGAGAAAACCATTGGCTCATTGGACGCCGAGGCTGACAGTGGACTGTCCACTGACAAGTCTGGTCAAGCCACAACTCCCCGAGGTCCCCGAACACTGCCCACGACCCAGCCTGCCGCCCAGG GACATCCGAAAGAGACCGTTCAGCAAGGAACAGAGCCGAAAAGAGTGACTCCATTCAGCTTGTCTCATCTGCCCGAGCCTCAAAGCCTGGGCCTCAGGTCTGGCTCCTGCAGCCTCCCCAGAAATATCCACATCGGCAGAGACCAGATCCTCAGAAAAAGCACCACACAGACTAACAGCCACACCCCAGCGGTATCTGACGGGCTTGTCCCAGGGCCTGAGAAAGAGCAGGTGGGCCAGAGCAGTGAGCCCCCCCAGGCACCGACGGGCCCCCGGGACGCTGCCCTTGATCTGGACAGGGCTTTCATCCCCCCACCAGAGGCCTTCCgggacacccagccagagcagcGTGGGCAACACGGCCTGCCCAGACAGCCAGGGGAGCTGAGTCCCAGGCCCCAGGTCCACACATCACTCAGCCTCCAGCAGAAAAGGAAGACCACTTCAGAGGCCATGTCCCAGAAAGCCAATGAGGAAGGCTCAACCAGGGAACCTGGACAGCCTCGGCCTCCTCCAGCTGTGTCCTCTCAGAATGCAAAAGCTGAAGATGTTCCTGTCCCATCAGAGGGGGCTCCACATGCCCGGCTGGCTCCCCTCACAGCCCCTAAGCCACGGAAGCTGCCACCAAATATTGTGCTGAAGAGTAGCCGGGGTGGTTTCCACAGTGATCCCCAGAACTGGCTGTCTTGCCACTCGGAGGCCGGCCCTGGAGACTCGGGCCCCACCTCGTCATCACTGCAGGAGCAGAGGAGAGCACGCAGGGAAGCGCTGGAGAAGCTGGGGCTGCCCCAGGACCAAGATGAGGCCAGCACCCACTTAAGTAGGCCCTCCACCAGGCTCAGGGAGACGCGCACTCAGGCCCCCTCCCTGGCTCCGCCTGTGGTTCCAGCTCAGGTCTCAGCAGTGACAGGAAAGGCTCCAGCACCTGCACCAATGCGGGGACCTTCTCCAGTGAAAGCTCCGGGTCCGGCTCCAGCTCAGCCATCTTCTCCAGGCAATGTTTTGGTTCCTGCCCAGGAACCCACTCCAGGGAAAGTTCTAGCTGACAAATCCATGCCAATTCCTATCCCTAGGGCCCCACGGGCAAATAGTCCCCTCACTCAGCCGAAGCCAGACTCTGGGCTGACTCTCCAGGagagcagcgtccctggcctgaGACAGATGAACTTCAAGTCCAACACGCTGGAGCGTTCAGGCGTGGGGCTGAGCAGCTACCTCTCAGCAGAGAAAGATTGCAGCCCCAAAACCAGCACCTCTCTGGGAAAAGCCTTCTTGGACAAGATCTCACCCAACGTCTTGCGTAACTCCCGGCCGCGCCCGGCCTCCTTGGGCACCAGGAAGGACTTCGAGGGTATCCAGGTGGGCAAGTTGGCCGACCCGGAGCATGAGCTGGGTTCCAAGCGCCTGTCTTACCAAGGACAAAGCCGTGACATGCTGCCTCGATCCCACTGTGTCAGTGTCAAGATCTCCCCAAAAGGCGTGTCTGATGAAAAAAGAAGGGAGGCTCTCAAGAAGCTGGGCCTGTTGAAGAAGTAG
- the C2H1orf116 gene encoding specifically androgen-regulated gene protein isoform X1 yields the protein MATSSAIKARPGTFFASLRFPSESPFHHPCTLLQAMPERELWPAGPGLEPVTHIGSCDSMMSTTSTLSGSSDSSYDFLSAEEKECLLFLEKTIGSLDAEADSGLSTDKSGQATTPRGPRTLPTTQPAAQGHPKETVQQGTEPKRVTPFSLSHLPEPQSLGLRSGSCSLPRNIHIGRDQILRKSTTQTNSHTPAVSDGLVPGPEKEQVGQSSEPPQAPTGPRDAALDLDRAFIPPPEAFRDTQPEQRGQHGLPRQPGELSPRPQVHTSLSLQQKRKTTSEAMSQKANEEGSTREPGQPRPPPAVSSQNAKAEDVPVPSEGAPHARLAPLTAPKPRKLPPNIVLKSSRGGFHSDPQNWLSCHSEAGPGDSGPTSSSLQEQRRARREALEKLGLPQDQDEASTHLSRPSTRLRETRTQAPSLAPPVVPAQVSAVTGKAPAPAPMRGPSPVKAPGPAPAQPSSPGNVLVPAQEPTPGKVLADKSMPIPIPRAPRANSPLTQPKPDSGLTLQESSVPGLRQMNFKSNTLERSGVGLSSYLSAEKDCSPKTSTSLGKAFLDKISPNVLRNSRPRPASLGTRKDFEGIQVGKLADPEHELGSKRLSYQGQSRDMLPRSHCVSVKISPKGVSDEKRREALKKLGLLKK from the exons ATGGCGACCTCGTCAGCAATAAAG GCCCGGCCTGGGACATTCTTCGCTTCCCTTCGCTTCCCCTCTGAGAGCCCCTTTCACCACCCCTGCACCTTGCTTCAGGCGATGCCCGAGAGAGAGCTGTGGCCAGCAGGGCCTGGCTTGGAACCCGTGACCCACATTGGCAGCTGCGATAGCATGATGAGCACCACCTCCACCCTCTCTGGATCT AGTGACAGCAGCTACGACTTCCTGTCCGCTGAAGAGAAGGAGTGTCTGCTCTTCTTAGAGAAAACCATTGGCTCATTGGACGCCGAGGCTGACAGTGGACTGTCCACTGACAAGTCTGGTCAAGCCACAACTCCCCGAGGTCCCCGAACACTGCCCACGACCCAGCCTGCCGCCCAGG GACATCCGAAAGAGACCGTTCAGCAAGGAACAGAGCCGAAAAGAGTGACTCCATTCAGCTTGTCTCATCTGCCCGAGCCTCAAAGCCTGGGCCTCAGGTCTGGCTCCTGCAGCCTCCCCAGAAATATCCACATCGGCAGAGACCAGATCCTCAGAAAAAGCACCACACAGACTAACAGCCACACCCCAGCGGTATCTGACGGGCTTGTCCCAGGGCCTGAGAAAGAGCAGGTGGGCCAGAGCAGTGAGCCCCCCCAGGCACCGACGGGCCCCCGGGACGCTGCCCTTGATCTGGACAGGGCTTTCATCCCCCCACCAGAGGCCTTCCgggacacccagccagagcagcGTGGGCAACACGGCCTGCCCAGACAGCCAGGGGAGCTGAGTCCCAGGCCCCAGGTCCACACATCACTCAGCCTCCAGCAGAAAAGGAAGACCACTTCAGAGGCCATGTCCCAGAAAGCCAATGAGGAAGGCTCAACCAGGGAACCTGGACAGCCTCGGCCTCCTCCAGCTGTGTCCTCTCAGAATGCAAAAGCTGAAGATGTTCCTGTCCCATCAGAGGGGGCTCCACATGCCCGGCTGGCTCCCCTCACAGCCCCTAAGCCACGGAAGCTGCCACCAAATATTGTGCTGAAGAGTAGCCGGGGTGGTTTCCACAGTGATCCCCAGAACTGGCTGTCTTGCCACTCGGAGGCCGGCCCTGGAGACTCGGGCCCCACCTCGTCATCACTGCAGGAGCAGAGGAGAGCACGCAGGGAAGCGCTGGAGAAGCTGGGGCTGCCCCAGGACCAAGATGAGGCCAGCACCCACTTAAGTAGGCCCTCCACCAGGCTCAGGGAGACGCGCACTCAGGCCCCCTCCCTGGCTCCGCCTGTGGTTCCAGCTCAGGTCTCAGCAGTGACAGGAAAGGCTCCAGCACCTGCACCAATGCGGGGACCTTCTCCAGTGAAAGCTCCGGGTCCGGCTCCAGCTCAGCCATCTTCTCCAGGCAATGTTTTGGTTCCTGCCCAGGAACCCACTCCAGGGAAAGTTCTAGCTGACAAATCCATGCCAATTCCTATCCCTAGGGCCCCACGGGCAAATAGTCCCCTCACTCAGCCGAAGCCAGACTCTGGGCTGACTCTCCAGGagagcagcgtccctggcctgaGACAGATGAACTTCAAGTCCAACACGCTGGAGCGTTCAGGCGTGGGGCTGAGCAGCTACCTCTCAGCAGAGAAAGATTGCAGCCCCAAAACCAGCACCTCTCTGGGAAAAGCCTTCTTGGACAAGATCTCACCCAACGTCTTGCGTAACTCCCGGCCGCGCCCGGCCTCCTTGGGCACCAGGAAGGACTTCGAGGGTATCCAGGTGGGCAAGTTGGCCGACCCGGAGCATGAGCTGGGTTCCAAGCGCCTGTCTTACCAAGGACAAAGCCGTGACATGCTGCCTCGATCCCACTGTGTCAGTGTCAAGATCTCCCCAAAAGGCGTGTCTGATGAAAAAAGAAGGGAGGCTCTCAAGAAGCTGGGCCTGTTGAAGAAGTAG